One region of Gopherus evgoodei ecotype Sinaloan lineage chromosome 23, rGopEvg1_v1.p, whole genome shotgun sequence genomic DNA includes:
- the ARHGAP23 gene encoding rho GTPase-activating protein 23 isoform X7 → MVAEPLQGQQADGRSYRPVPSGPSSPLNSAALGSPMPGTWNEARSNTAQEFGSTHSSPAHRTEEIQYGITQPRPRMPIARPVPAPGSFSRISNSSFAGPLASSLPERYGVPTSSSMASQACYRVPRHLPDHRTPCGFKDGRDVSMGPGGPGRPSWEYLSGPKAISQLECQQALSNWLSSQVPRRSASEERRYAMPPRYRSISQDRLGDTPASRGWPHSASQDTLLQPSHDSWGYRARSDNSLGRYGRSMEALEQSALVSPRLDEGTWLPEKFYRPGPGQVAQAQPSQPSSCAPPCSSREPHPTHVQKHPSQPNLQSIDDSGYIGYRSYSPSFQRRTGLLHALSFRDPIFGGLPVFNISQRQGTQPASYPDRFPSLPAAAPPGPDPLPGSGPEIPKDQRTPSQDSGARSLQLPQPEVEERKEEVVLRQKPPTGRKAPAPARQMNFIFPDHMKETDICDPPLSCKGDKPAVERPARRVAPLAVPEDSLASIPFIDEPTSPSIDLKAKHIPASSVVSSAVNSAPAITGSPSSPTFTFAISRHYSQDCSSIKASRRSSYLLAITTERSKSCDDGLNTFRDEGKILRRMPSRVPSLRMLRSFFTDGSLDSLGMSEDTRSKRHSTSDLSDVTFSDVRKEGWLHYKQILTQKGKKVGGGIRQWKRVFAVLRAHSLYLCKDRREAVTYVPPQGEEEQPISIRACLVDISYSETKRKHVFRLTTADFCEYLFQAEDRDDMLAWIKVVRENSKAEGEDPGFASQALINKKLNDYRKVSPSGTKPDSSPKGSRGLGIKAEFLKQTGTSAPRSPRQDMAVTKDDGAPPKAPWGINIMKKNKKPAPRAFGVRLEDCQPAPANKNVPLIVEACCKVVEDKGLEYMGIYRVPGNNAVVSSLQEQLNKGGTEINLQDERWQDLNVISSLLKSFFRKLPEPLFTDDKYNDFIEANRIEDASERMKTLRKLIRDLPGQYYETLKFLVGHLKTIADHSEKNKMEPRNLALVFGPTLVRTSEDNMTDMVTHMPDRYKIVETLIQHSDWFFSDKEDKGEKTPVDEKEAQLVPNIEYLLPNIGRTVVPGDASDSTNDSSAKSKQGSGVPRKDQYSKELLAMSFIAAVNRKRRKRREAKRLGSSTDDDSEHEATKGASKGRAEEARGGGSEEGEAKGPGCGAAPGEPGPTRGALSRRAGTEEQAGPREPAPDTRSIVSGYSTLSTIDRSLCSEVQSVAESRGEEADDERSEFSHVETDTESSFLPGRAGPGAGQGPEAESGEKEKLARASFNSHRLIQCDTLARRKLARPWLDSDSSTKGSQESLQPPGAGGEPWGSGAPTKPSLTEQIRLRLRGSADDMLAVRLRKPHSPETRRKKSSWRRHTVVVPGGLKDLNFNEWKEQQAPGQGPPVGPELCPPDASASCRDLHRDNKDSGLSSLESTKARPSSSSALSHQGGAGEQLHSKGLEGNPGDRGPAPTRAASFRFHQCL, encoded by the exons ATGGTAGCCGAGCCTTTGCAGGGACAGCAGGCGGACGGCAGATCCTACCGGCCTGTTCCTTCAGGCCCATCTTCCCCCCTGAACAGTGCGGCGCTTGGCAGCCCCATGCCCGGCACGTGGAACGAAGCCAGAAGCAACACTGCTCAGGAATTCGGCAGCACCCATTCCAGCCCGGCGCACCGCACAGAGGAGATCCAGTATGGAATCACCCAGCCGAGGCCCAGGATGCCCATCGCAAGGCCGGTCCCAGCCCCCGGCTCCTTCTCACGCATCTCCAACTCCAGCTTCGCAGGTCCCCTTGCTTCTTCCTTACCAGAGAGGTACGGCGTCCCAACTTCTTCCTCCATGGCCAGCCAGGCCTGCTACAGGGTCCCCAGGCACCTCCCAGACCATCGGACTCCCTGCGGTTTCAAGGATGGCCGGGATGTTAGCATGGGGCCTGGCGGCCCAGGCCGTCCCTCCTGGGAGTATCTGAGTGGCCCCAAGGCCATCAGCCAGCTGGAGTGCCAGCAGGCGCTCTCCAATTGGCTGTCCAGCCAGGTGCCTCGCCGGAGCGCCTCGGAAGAGCGGAGGTACGCCATGCCGCCCCGGTACCGCAGCATCTCTCAGGACCGCCTGGGAGACACCCCAGCCTCCAGAGGCTGGCCCCACAGTGCCTCGCAAGACACCTTGCTCCAGCCCAGCCACGACAGCTGGGGCTACCGGGCCCGGTCCGACAACTCCCTGGGGAGGTACGGACGCTCCATGGAGGCGCTGGAGCAGAGCGCCCTGGTCTCGCCGCGCTTGGACGAGGGCACGTGGCTGCCGGAGAAGTTCTATAGGCCGGGCCCTGGGCAAGTTGCCCAAGCTCAGCCTAGCCAGCCAAGTTCGTGCGCCCCCCCCTGCTCCTCTAGAGAGCCTCaccccacccatgtgcagaaacATCCTTCCCAGCCCAACCTGCAGAGCATCGATGACTCGGGGTACATCGGGTATAGGAGCTATAGCCCCTCCTTCCAGCGCAGGACTGGCCTACTCCACGCGCTCTCCTTCAGGGACCCTATCTTTGGTGGCCTTCCAGTGTTCAATATATCGCAAAGGCAAGGAACCCAACCAGCATCTTACCCGGACAGGTTCCCGTCACTGCCAGCTGCTGCCCCCCCTGGCCCGGACCCCCTGCCAGGCAGTGGGCCCGAGATCCCCAAGGACCAAAGAACCCCCAGCCAAGACAGTGGCGCCAGGTCTCTCCAGCTGCCTCAGCCTgaggtggaggagaggaaagaggaagTGGTCCTCAGGCAGAAGCCCCCCACGGGCCGCAAGGCGCCGGCCCCCGCCAGGCAGATGAACTTCATCTTCCCCGACCACATGAAGGAAACGGACATTTGTGACCCGCCGCTGAGCTGCAAAGGGGACAAGCCAGCGGTGGAGCGGCCTGCCCGGCGGGTGGCACCGTTGGCGGTGCCAGAGGATTCCCTGGCATCCATTCCATTTATAG ACGAGCCGACGAGCCCCAGCATCGACCTGAAGGCAAAGCACATCCCCGCCTCCTCCGTCGTCTCCAGTGCCGTGAACTCTGCCCCCGCCATCACCGGCAGCCCCTCCTCACCCACCTTCACCTTCGCCATCAGCCGCCATTACTCCCAGGACTGCA gCAGCATCAAAGCCAGCCGCCGATCCTCCTACCTCCTGGCCATAACAACCGAGCGCTCCAAGTCGTGTGACGATGGTCTGAACACATTTCGTGACGAGGGGAAGATCCTAAG GAGGATGCCAAGCCGGGTGCCGAGTCTGCGTATGCTGAGGAGCTTCTTCACAGACGGG TCTCTGGACAGCCTCGGAATGTCTGAAGACACGAGATCAAAGAGGCATTCGACCTCCGACCTCTCGGACGTGACTTTCAGCGATGTGAGGAAAGAGGGCTGGCTCCACTACAAACAGATCCTCACCCAAAAGGGGAAG AAAGTTGGCGGGGGCATCCGGCAGTGGAAGCGCGTCTTCGCCGTTCTCCGCGCACACTCCCTTTACCTGTGCAAGGACAGGCGGGAGGCCGTGACCTACGTGCCGCCCCAAGGTGAGGAGGAGCAGCCGATCAGCATCCGAGCGTGCCTGGTGGACATTTCCTACAGCGAGACCAAGAGGAAGCACGTCTTCCGGCTGACGACCGCTGACTTCTGTGAATATCTCTTTCAGGCAGAGGATCGGGACGACATGCTGGCCTGGATCAAAGTCGTCAGGGAGAACAGCAAGGCCGAGGGCGAG GACCCCGGGTTTGCAAGCCAAGCACTTATCAACAAGAAGCTAAATGACTACCGGAAAGTGAG CCCCTCTGGAACGAAACCAGACTCTTCCCCCAAGGGCTCGCGTGGGCTGGGGATCAAGGCCGAGTTCCTGAAGCAGACAGGGACGAGCGCCCCCCGCTCCCCAAGGCAGGACATGGCCGTGACTAAAG ATGACGGTGCCCCCCCGAAAGCCCCTTGGGGCATCAACATcatgaaaaagaacaagaaacctGCTCCGCGGGCCTTCGGCGTGAGGCTGGAGGACTGCCAGCCCGCCCCAGCCAACAAG AACGTCCCGCTGATCGTGGAGGCCTGCTGCAAGGTGGTGGAGGACAAGGGGCTGGAGTACATGGGCATCTACCGCGTGCCCGGGAACAACGCTGTGGTGTCCAGCCTTCAGGAGCAGCTCAACAAGGGGGGCACCGAGATCAACCTGCAGGATGAG agatggCAGGACCTCAACGTCATCAGCAGTCTGTTGAAATCCTTCTTCCGGAAGCTGCCGGAGCCCCTGTTCACGGACG ATAAGTACAACGATTTCATCGAAGCCAACCGGATAGAAGATGCCAGCGAGAGGATGAAGACGTTGCGGAAACTG ATCCGGGATCTGCCGGGACAATACTACGAGACGCTCAAGTTCCTGGTGGGGCACCTGAAGACCATCGCGGACCACTCCGAGAAGAACAAG atgGAGCCCCGGAACCTGGCCCTGGTCTTCGGCCCCACGCTGGTCCGGACGTCCGAGGACAACATGACAGACATGGTGACGCACATGCCAGACCGCTACAAAATCGTGGAGACCCTCATCCAGCAT TCGGACTGGTTCTTCAGCGACAAGGAGGACAAGGGGGAGAAG ACCCCTGTGGACGAGAAGGAGGCGCAGTTGGTGCCAAACATCGAGTACCTGCTCCCCAACATCGGGAGGACAGTGGTGCCAGGGGACGCCTCAG ATTCAACCAATGACAGCTCTGCCAAGTCGAAG CAGGGCTCGGGGGTGCCCCGGAAGGATCAGTACAGCAAGGAGCTGCTCGCCATGTCCTTCATCGCCGCTGTCAACCGCAAGAGAAGGAAGCGGCGGGAGGCCAAGCGTTTGGGGAGCAGCACGGACGACGACTCGGAGCACGAGGCCACCAAGGGCGCCAGCAAAGGCAGAGCCGAGGAGGCCAGAGGCGGGGGCTCGGAGGAGGGAGAGGCCAAGGGGCCGGGGTGTGGCGCGGCCCCCGGAGAGCCAGGCCCAACGCGTGGTGCTCTAAGCCGCCGAGCGGGCACAGAGGAGCAGGCGGGACCGAGGGAGCCAGCGCCGGACACCCGGTCCATCGTCTCGGGCTATTCCACCCTGTCCACCATCGACCGCAGCCTGTGCTCGGAGGTGCAGTCTGTGGCCGAGAGCCGAGGCGAGGAGGCGGACGACGAGCGCAGCGAATTCAGCCACGTGGAGACGGACACGGAGAGCAGCTTCCTGCCGGGGAGGGCGGGGCCAGGCGCCGGGCAGGGGCCCGAGGCGGAGAGCGGCGAAAAGGAGAAACTCGCCCGGGCCTCCTTCAACTCCCACCGGCTCATCCAGTGCGACACGCTGGCCCGCAGGAAGCTGGCGCGGCCCTGGCTGGACAGCGACTCGTCCACCAAGGGCAGCCAGGagtccctgcagcccccggggGCTGGTGGGGAGCCGTGGGGCAGCGGGGCCCCGACCAAGCCCTCGCTGACGGAGCAGATCCGCCTGCGTCTGCGCGGCTCGGCCGACGACATGCTGGCCGTGCGCCTGCGTAAGCCCCACTCCCCGGAGACGCGGCGCAAGAAGAGCTCCTGGCGGCGCCATACGGTGGTGGTGCCCGGCGGCCTGAAGGACCTCAACTTCAACGAATGGAAGGAGCAGCAGGCGCCGGGCCAGGGACCCCCCGTTGGTCCCGAGCTCTGCCCCCCGGATGCCAGCGCCTCCTGCAGGGACCTGCACAGAGACAACAAGGACTCGGGCCTCAGCAGCCTGGAGTCGACCAAGGCCAGGCCCTCCTCGTCCTCGGCACTGAGCCACCAGGGCGGCGCCGGTGAGCAGCTGCACAGTAAGGGCCTGGAGGGGAACCCAGGCGACCGGGGCCCGGCTCCCACCCGCGCAGCTTCCTTCCGCTTCCACCAGTGTCTCTAA
- the ARHGAP23 gene encoding rho GTPase-activating protein 23 isoform X4 produces MNGVAFCLVGIPPPRSPEPPLGRRDGTSPNANAPLEEPFPWVGPKTVLLQKSSQGGFGFTLRHFIVYPPESAVHSNVKEEENGNRGGPQRSRLEPMDTIFVKNVKEAGPAHQAGLRTGDRLVKVNGESIIGKTYSQVIALIQNSDDALELSIMPKDEDVLQLAYSQDAYLKGNEPYSGGAQSIPEPPPICYPRKTYPFQSRAPSWEAMVAEPLQGQQADGRSYRPVPSGPSSPLNSAALGSPMPGTWNEARSNTAQEFGSTHSSPAHRTEEIQYGITQPRPRMPIARPVPAPGSFSRISNSSFAGPLASSLPERYGVPTSSSMASQACYRVPRHLPDHRTPCGFKDGRDVSMGPGGPGRPSWEYLSGPKAISQLECQQALSNWLSSQVPRRSASEERRYAMPPRYRSISQDRLGDTPASRGWPHSASQDTLLQPSHDSWGYRARSDNSLGRYGRSMEALEQSALVSPRLDEGTWLPEKFYRPGPGQVAQAQPSQPSSCAPPCSSREPHPTHVQKHPSQPNLQSIDDSGYIGYRSYSPSFQRRTGLLHALSFRDPIFGGLPVFNISQRQGTQPASYPDRFPSLPAAAPPGPDPLPGSGPEIPKDQRTPSQDSGARSLQLPQPEVEERKEEVVLRQKPPTGRKAPAPARQMNFIFPDHMKETDICDPPLSCKGDKPAVERPARRVAPLAVPEDSLASIPFIDEPTSPSIDLKAKHIPASSVVSSAVNSAPAITGSPSSPTFTFAISRHYSQDCSSIKASRRSSYLLAITTERSKSCDDGLNTFRDEGKILRRMPSRVPSLRMLRSFFTDGSLDSLGMSEDTRSKRHSTSDLSDVTFSDVRKEGWLHYKQILTQKGKKVGGGIRQWKRVFAVLRAHSLYLCKDRREAVTYVPPQGEEEQPISIRACLVDISYSETKRKHVFRLTTADFCEYLFQAEDRDDMLAWIKVVRENSKAEGEDPGFASQALINKKLNDYRKVSPSGTKPDSSPKGSRGLGIKAEFLKQTGTSAPRSPRQDMAVTKDDGAPPKAPWGINIMKKNKKPAPRAFGVRLEDCQPAPANKNVPLIVEACCKVVEDKGLEYMGIYRVPGNNAVVSSLQEQLNKGGTEINLQDERWQDLNVISSLLKSFFRKLPEPLFTDDKYNDFIEANRIEDASERMKTLRKLIRDLPGQYYETLKFLVGHLKTIADHSEKNKMEPRNLALVFGPTLVRTSEDNMTDMVTHMPDRYKIVETLIQHSDWFFSDKEDKGEKTPVDEKEAQLVPNIEYLLPNIGRTVVPGDASDSTNDSSAKSKQGSGVPRKDQYSKELLAMSFIAAVNRKRRKRREAKRLGSSTDDDSEHEATKGASKGRAEEARGGGSEEGEAKGPGCGAAPGEPGPTRGALSRRAGTEEQAGPREPAPDTRSIVSGYSTLSTIDRSLCSEVQSVAESRGEEADDERSEFSHVETDTESSFLPGRAGPGAGQGPEAESGEKEKLARASFNSHRLIQCDTLARRKLARPWLDSDSSTKGSQESLQPPGAGGEPWGSGAPTKPSLTEQIRLRLRGSADDMLAVRLRKPHSPETRRKKSSWRRHTVVVPGGLKDLNFNEWKEQQAPGQGPPVGPELCPPDASASCRDLHRDNKDSGLSSLESTKARPSSSSALSHQGGAGEQLHSKGLEGNPGDRGPAPTRAASFRFHQCL; encoded by the exons gcCTATTCTCAGGATGCCTACTTGAAGGGCAATGAACCCTACTCTGGGGGAGCCCAGAGCATCCCAGAGCCACCTCCCATCTGTTACCCTCGGAAGACCTACCCGTTCCagtccagggctcccagctgggaggCGATGGTAGCCGAGCCTTTGCAGGGACAGCAGGCGGACGGCAGATCCTACCGGCCTGTTCCTTCAGGCCCATCTTCCCCCCTGAACAGTGCGGCGCTTGGCAGCCCCATGCCCGGCACGTGGAACGAAGCCAGAAGCAACACTGCTCAGGAATTCGGCAGCACCCATTCCAGCCCGGCGCACCGCACAGAGGAGATCCAGTATGGAATCACCCAGCCGAGGCCCAGGATGCCCATCGCAAGGCCGGTCCCAGCCCCCGGCTCCTTCTCACGCATCTCCAACTCCAGCTTCGCAGGTCCCCTTGCTTCTTCCTTACCAGAGAGGTACGGCGTCCCAACTTCTTCCTCCATGGCCAGCCAGGCCTGCTACAGGGTCCCCAGGCACCTCCCAGACCATCGGACTCCCTGCGGTTTCAAGGATGGCCGGGATGTTAGCATGGGGCCTGGCGGCCCAGGCCGTCCCTCCTGGGAGTATCTGAGTGGCCCCAAGGCCATCAGCCAGCTGGAGTGCCAGCAGGCGCTCTCCAATTGGCTGTCCAGCCAGGTGCCTCGCCGGAGCGCCTCGGAAGAGCGGAGGTACGCCATGCCGCCCCGGTACCGCAGCATCTCTCAGGACCGCCTGGGAGACACCCCAGCCTCCAGAGGCTGGCCCCACAGTGCCTCGCAAGACACCTTGCTCCAGCCCAGCCACGACAGCTGGGGCTACCGGGCCCGGTCCGACAACTCCCTGGGGAGGTACGGACGCTCCATGGAGGCGCTGGAGCAGAGCGCCCTGGTCTCGCCGCGCTTGGACGAGGGCACGTGGCTGCCGGAGAAGTTCTATAGGCCGGGCCCTGGGCAAGTTGCCCAAGCTCAGCCTAGCCAGCCAAGTTCGTGCGCCCCCCCCTGCTCCTCTAGAGAGCCTCaccccacccatgtgcagaaacATCCTTCCCAGCCCAACCTGCAGAGCATCGATGACTCGGGGTACATCGGGTATAGGAGCTATAGCCCCTCCTTCCAGCGCAGGACTGGCCTACTCCACGCGCTCTCCTTCAGGGACCCTATCTTTGGTGGCCTTCCAGTGTTCAATATATCGCAAAGGCAAGGAACCCAACCAGCATCTTACCCGGACAGGTTCCCGTCACTGCCAGCTGCTGCCCCCCCTGGCCCGGACCCCCTGCCAGGCAGTGGGCCCGAGATCCCCAAGGACCAAAGAACCCCCAGCCAAGACAGTGGCGCCAGGTCTCTCCAGCTGCCTCAGCCTgaggtggaggagaggaaagaggaagTGGTCCTCAGGCAGAAGCCCCCCACGGGCCGCAAGGCGCCGGCCCCCGCCAGGCAGATGAACTTCATCTTCCCCGACCACATGAAGGAAACGGACATTTGTGACCCGCCGCTGAGCTGCAAAGGGGACAAGCCAGCGGTGGAGCGGCCTGCCCGGCGGGTGGCACCGTTGGCGGTGCCAGAGGATTCCCTGGCATCCATTCCATTTATAG ACGAGCCGACGAGCCCCAGCATCGACCTGAAGGCAAAGCACATCCCCGCCTCCTCCGTCGTCTCCAGTGCCGTGAACTCTGCCCCCGCCATCACCGGCAGCCCCTCCTCACCCACCTTCACCTTCGCCATCAGCCGCCATTACTCCCAGGACTGCA gCAGCATCAAAGCCAGCCGCCGATCCTCCTACCTCCTGGCCATAACAACCGAGCGCTCCAAGTCGTGTGACGATGGTCTGAACACATTTCGTGACGAGGGGAAGATCCTAAG GAGGATGCCAAGCCGGGTGCCGAGTCTGCGTATGCTGAGGAGCTTCTTCACAGACGGG TCTCTGGACAGCCTCGGAATGTCTGAAGACACGAGATCAAAGAGGCATTCGACCTCCGACCTCTCGGACGTGACTTTCAGCGATGTGAGGAAAGAGGGCTGGCTCCACTACAAACAGATCCTCACCCAAAAGGGGAAG AAAGTTGGCGGGGGCATCCGGCAGTGGAAGCGCGTCTTCGCCGTTCTCCGCGCACACTCCCTTTACCTGTGCAAGGACAGGCGGGAGGCCGTGACCTACGTGCCGCCCCAAGGTGAGGAGGAGCAGCCGATCAGCATCCGAGCGTGCCTGGTGGACATTTCCTACAGCGAGACCAAGAGGAAGCACGTCTTCCGGCTGACGACCGCTGACTTCTGTGAATATCTCTTTCAGGCAGAGGATCGGGACGACATGCTGGCCTGGATCAAAGTCGTCAGGGAGAACAGCAAGGCCGAGGGCGAG GACCCCGGGTTTGCAAGCCAAGCACTTATCAACAAGAAGCTAAATGACTACCGGAAAGTGAG CCCCTCTGGAACGAAACCAGACTCTTCCCCCAAGGGCTCGCGTGGGCTGGGGATCAAGGCCGAGTTCCTGAAGCAGACAGGGACGAGCGCCCCCCGCTCCCCAAGGCAGGACATGGCCGTGACTAAAG ATGACGGTGCCCCCCCGAAAGCCCCTTGGGGCATCAACATcatgaaaaagaacaagaaacctGCTCCGCGGGCCTTCGGCGTGAGGCTGGAGGACTGCCAGCCCGCCCCAGCCAACAAG AACGTCCCGCTGATCGTGGAGGCCTGCTGCAAGGTGGTGGAGGACAAGGGGCTGGAGTACATGGGCATCTACCGCGTGCCCGGGAACAACGCTGTGGTGTCCAGCCTTCAGGAGCAGCTCAACAAGGGGGGCACCGAGATCAACCTGCAGGATGAG agatggCAGGACCTCAACGTCATCAGCAGTCTGTTGAAATCCTTCTTCCGGAAGCTGCCGGAGCCCCTGTTCACGGACG ATAAGTACAACGATTTCATCGAAGCCAACCGGATAGAAGATGCCAGCGAGAGGATGAAGACGTTGCGGAAACTG ATCCGGGATCTGCCGGGACAATACTACGAGACGCTCAAGTTCCTGGTGGGGCACCTGAAGACCATCGCGGACCACTCCGAGAAGAACAAG atgGAGCCCCGGAACCTGGCCCTGGTCTTCGGCCCCACGCTGGTCCGGACGTCCGAGGACAACATGACAGACATGGTGACGCACATGCCAGACCGCTACAAAATCGTGGAGACCCTCATCCAGCAT TCGGACTGGTTCTTCAGCGACAAGGAGGACAAGGGGGAGAAG ACCCCTGTGGACGAGAAGGAGGCGCAGTTGGTGCCAAACATCGAGTACCTGCTCCCCAACATCGGGAGGACAGTGGTGCCAGGGGACGCCTCAG ATTCAACCAATGACAGCTCTGCCAAGTCGAAG CAGGGCTCGGGGGTGCCCCGGAAGGATCAGTACAGCAAGGAGCTGCTCGCCATGTCCTTCATCGCCGCTGTCAACCGCAAGAGAAGGAAGCGGCGGGAGGCCAAGCGTTTGGGGAGCAGCACGGACGACGACTCGGAGCACGAGGCCACCAAGGGCGCCAGCAAAGGCAGAGCCGAGGAGGCCAGAGGCGGGGGCTCGGAGGAGGGAGAGGCCAAGGGGCCGGGGTGTGGCGCGGCCCCCGGAGAGCCAGGCCCAACGCGTGGTGCTCTAAGCCGCCGAGCGGGCACAGAGGAGCAGGCGGGACCGAGGGAGCCAGCGCCGGACACCCGGTCCATCGTCTCGGGCTATTCCACCCTGTCCACCATCGACCGCAGCCTGTGCTCGGAGGTGCAGTCTGTGGCCGAGAGCCGAGGCGAGGAGGCGGACGACGAGCGCAGCGAATTCAGCCACGTGGAGACGGACACGGAGAGCAGCTTCCTGCCGGGGAGGGCGGGGCCAGGCGCCGGGCAGGGGCCCGAGGCGGAGAGCGGCGAAAAGGAGAAACTCGCCCGGGCCTCCTTCAACTCCCACCGGCTCATCCAGTGCGACACGCTGGCCCGCAGGAAGCTGGCGCGGCCCTGGCTGGACAGCGACTCGTCCACCAAGGGCAGCCAGGagtccctgcagcccccggggGCTGGTGGGGAGCCGTGGGGCAGCGGGGCCCCGACCAAGCCCTCGCTGACGGAGCAGATCCGCCTGCGTCTGCGCGGCTCGGCCGACGACATGCTGGCCGTGCGCCTGCGTAAGCCCCACTCCCCGGAGACGCGGCGCAAGAAGAGCTCCTGGCGGCGCCATACGGTGGTGGTGCCCGGCGGCCTGAAGGACCTCAACTTCAACGAATGGAAGGAGCAGCAGGCGCCGGGCCAGGGACCCCCCGTTGGTCCCGAGCTCTGCCCCCCGGATGCCAGCGCCTCCTGCAGGGACCTGCACAGAGACAACAAGGACTCGGGCCTCAGCAGCCTGGAGTCGACCAAGGCCAGGCCCTCCTCGTCCTCGGCACTGAGCCACCAGGGCGGCGCCGGTGAGCAGCTGCACAGTAAGGGCCTGGAGGGGAACCCAGGCGACCGGGGCCCGGCTCCCACCCGCGCAGCTTCCTTCCGCTTCCACCAGTGTCTCTAA